From a region of the Tiliqua scincoides isolate rTilSci1 chromosome 4, rTilSci1.hap2, whole genome shotgun sequence genome:
- the LOC136647922 gene encoding regulator of G-protein signaling 5-like, with amino-acid sequence MCKGLAALPHTCLERAKEIKTKLGTLLQKPDSTVDLIIPYPEKPEKPEKPAKAQKPSPEEAWQWRNSLEKLLQNPWGLSSFQNFLRSEFSEENIEFWIACEEYKKIKLVVKMAEQAKKIYEEFIQSDAPKEVNIDHFTKSVTMKNMVEPSVSTFDLAQERIFTLMEKDSLPRFVRSNIYLELVK; translated from the exons ATGTGCAAAGGATTAGCAGCCTTGCCCCACACATGCCTGGAAAG AGCCAAGGAGATCAAGACCAAATTGGGCACACTCCTTCAGAAGCCTGACTCGACTGTTGATCTGATTATCCCCTACCCAGAGAAGCCAGAGAAGCCAGAGAAGCCAGCAAAGGCACAGAA ACCATCTCCAGAAGAAGCTTGGCAGTGGCGCAACTCCCTGGAGAAGCTCCTTCAAAATCCTT GGGGACTTTCCAGCTTCCAGAACTTCCTCCGATCCGAGTTCAGTGAGGAGAACATTGAGTTCTGGATTGCTTGTGAAGAATACAAGAAAATTAAATTGGTTGTCAAAATGGCTGAACAGGCTAAGAAAATCTATGAGGAATTTATCCAAAGTGATGCTCCCAAAGAG GTGAACATTGACCATTTCACCAAATCGGTGACAATGAAGAACATGGTGGAGCCATCTGTGAGCACTTTTGACCTGGCCCAGGAGAGAATCTTCACACTAATGGAGAAGGATTCCCTGCCCAGATTTGTGCGCTCAAATATATATCTGGAGTTAGTCAAGTAG